One window from the genome of Planctomycetota bacterium encodes:
- a CDS encoding cofactor-independent phosphoglycerate mutase, translating to MKTLIVIPDGAADLPQASLGGRTPLAAARTPHLDALAARGVVGLTDHVPDALPPGSEVACMSLLGYDPLACFTGRAPLEAAAQGIALGPDDWAVRCNLVTIATADDGDGGTTAVMEDFTAGHVSTDEARDLLAAAQAGLEAEFSGLAGWSFVPGVSYRNLLLYRGHAGAPAPLGADLRATPPHDLMDKSVADAFPRGTGSRLLADIMLASARWFADHPVNLRRVTAGKRPATHVWLWGVGRTPAMPPFREAYGVSGAMITAVDLLRGLAALAGWRRIDVPGATGYLDTDYAAKGRAAIAAFDHDDLVCVHVEAPDEASHQGDAAAKVTALEEIDRHVIGPVAAALAARGPHRILVCPDHPTFLSTKTHSRGRVPFLIAGEGIVPGSATAFDESAAAAGPVIEPGHRLMGRLLDPRPFTAAG from the coding sequence GTGAAGACGCTGATCGTGATTCCCGACGGCGCCGCCGACCTCCCGCAGGCCTCCCTCGGTGGCCGCACGCCGCTGGCCGCCGCCCGCACCCCGCACCTCGACGCCCTCGCCGCGCGCGGCGTCGTCGGCCTCACTGACCACGTCCCCGACGCGCTTCCGCCAGGCTCCGAGGTGGCGTGCATGAGCCTCCTCGGCTACGACCCGCTGGCCTGCTTCACCGGCCGCGCGCCGCTCGAGGCCGCCGCGCAGGGCATCGCCCTCGGCCCCGACGACTGGGCCGTGCGCTGCAACCTCGTCACGATCGCCACCGCCGACGACGGCGACGGCGGCACGACCGCCGTGATGGAGGATTTCACCGCCGGCCATGTCTCGACCGACGAGGCCCGCGACCTGCTCGCCGCCGCCCAGGCCGGCCTCGAGGCCGAGTTTTCCGGGCTGGCGGGCTGGTCGTTCGTCCCCGGCGTCAGCTACCGCAATCTCCTTCTCTACCGCGGCCACGCCGGCGCGCCCGCGCCGCTTGGCGCCGATCTCCGCGCCACCCCTCCACACGACCTGATGGACAAGTCGGTCGCCGATGCCTTCCCGCGCGGCACGGGCAGCCGGCTGCTGGCCGACATCATGCTCGCCAGCGCCCGCTGGTTTGCCGACCATCCGGTCAACCTCCGCCGGGTCACGGCCGGGAAGCGTCCTGCCACGCACGTCTGGCTGTGGGGTGTCGGCCGCACGCCGGCGATGCCGCCGTTTCGCGAGGCGTATGGCGTGTCTGGCGCGATGATCACCGCCGTCGACCTGCTCCGCGGCCTGGCGGCGCTTGCCGGCTGGCGGCGGATCGACGTGCCGGGTGCCACCGGCTACCTCGACACCGACTACGCCGCCAAGGGGCGGGCCGCGATCGCCGCCTTCGACCACGACGATCTCGTCTGCGTCCATGTCGAGGCCCCCGACGAGGCGAGCCACCAGGGCGACGCCGCCGCGAAGGTCACGGCACTGGAGGAGATCGACCGGCATGTCATCGGCCCGGTGGCCGCGGCCCTGGCCGCGCGTGGCCCCCACCGGATCCTCGTCTGCCCCGACCATCCCACGTTTCTCTCCACCAAGACCCACTCGCGCGGCCGCGTGCCGTTTTTGATCGCGGGGGAGGGGATCGTCCCCGGCTCCGCCACGGCGTTCGACGAGTCGGCCGCCGCCGCCGGCCCGGTGATCGAGCCGGGGCATCGCCTCATGGGGCGGCTCCTCGATCCGCGCCCATTCACCGCCGCGGGCTGA
- a CDS encoding homoserine dehydrogenase yields MSEPVRVGIVGLGTVGSGAYRLLADSAEHVARHAGRPVVVERVVVRDLHRPRAVAVPPGLLGTDIGAITRDRSISVVALLVGGLEPARSMMVALLESGKDVVTANKAVLAEHGPELFEVARRHGRSIAFEAAVAGGIPIVAAIGECLAANRIESIRGILNGTSNFILSRMEEEGADYAEVLRLAQDEGYAEADPAMDVDGTDATQKLALLTHLAFGTWVPWGQIPRRGIEGIDLDLMTTAREFGYRIRLLAIAARAPGTARVALRVAPTLVRIGTPLAETRGAFNAVSLVGDAVGKMFFHGLGAGQMPTASAVVADIIDTVVGRAAITFRTTAMLEPEGPADSLGAADLVERHLLRFLVADRPGVLARIAGCLGEQGISIAAVIQHEAETESGAVPLVIMTHRSPAAAVNAAVAAIDASDVVRGRSICLGVIDD; encoded by the coding sequence ATGTCGGAGCCAGTGCGGGTCGGAATCGTCGGCCTCGGGACCGTCGGATCGGGTGCCTACCGGCTCCTCGCCGATTCCGCCGAGCATGTCGCCCGTCACGCGGGGCGGCCGGTCGTCGTCGAACGGGTGGTTGTCCGCGACCTCCACCGCCCCCGCGCCGTCGCGGTGCCACCGGGCCTCCTCGGCACCGACATCGGCGCGATCACGCGTGACCGTTCGATCTCGGTCGTCGCCCTCCTCGTCGGCGGCCTCGAGCCGGCCCGGTCGATGATGGTGGCGCTGCTCGAGAGCGGGAAGGACGTGGTCACCGCCAACAAGGCCGTCCTCGCCGAGCATGGCCCGGAGCTGTTCGAGGTCGCGCGCCGGCATGGACGGTCGATCGCATTCGAGGCAGCGGTCGCCGGCGGGATCCCGATCGTGGCCGCGATCGGCGAGTGCCTCGCCGCCAACCGCATCGAGAGCATCCGCGGGATCCTCAATGGCACGAGCAACTTCATCCTCTCGCGGATGGAGGAGGAGGGGGCCGACTACGCCGAGGTCCTCCGCCTCGCACAGGACGAGGGCTACGCCGAGGCCGACCCCGCGATGGACGTCGACGGCACCGACGCCACGCAGAAGCTGGCGCTGCTGACCCACCTCGCCTTCGGCACCTGGGTGCCGTGGGGGCAGATCCCGCGGCGCGGCATCGAGGGGATCGACCTCGACCTGATGACCACCGCCCGCGAGTTCGGCTACCGCATCCGGCTGCTGGCGATCGCCGCGCGAGCCCCGGGGACGGCGCGCGTCGCCCTGCGCGTGGCGCCGACGCTGGTCCGGATCGGCACGCCGCTGGCCGAGACGCGCGGTGCCTTCAACGCCGTGAGCCTCGTCGGCGACGCCGTCGGGAAAATGTTTTTCCATGGCCTCGGCGCCGGCCAGATGCCCACCGCCTCGGCCGTCGTCGCCGACATCATCGACACCGTCGTCGGCCGCGCCGCGATCACGTTTCGGACCACCGCGATGCTCGAGCCCGAGGGCCCGGCCGATTCGCTCGGCGCCGCCGACCTGGTCGAGCGCCACCTGCTGCGGTTCCTCGTCGCCGACCGCCCCGGCGTGCTCGCGCGGATCGCCGGCTGCCTCGGCGAGCAGGGGATCTCGATCGCCGCGGTGATCCAGCACGAGGCCGAGACGGAGTCTGGCGCCGTGCCGCTGGTGATCATGACCCATCGCTCGCCGGCGGCGGCCGTCAACGCCGCGGTGGCCGCGATCGACGCGTCCGACGTCGTCCGCGGCCGCAGCATCTGCCTCGGCGTGATCGACGACTGA
- the groL gene encoding chaperonin GroEL, translating to MAKQMVFDDEARQPLLAGVSKLARAVKSTLGPRGRNAVLDKGWGSPKVTKDGVTVAEDIDLEDPYENLGAQLVKEAASKTNDVAGDGTTTATVLAEAIFREGLKMIAAGADPMALSRGIQKAVAAVSKAIGSMSTPINEKNKKELMQIATIAGNNDPAIGQVLAEAFLKVGKDGVITVEEGKQAETTVEVVEGMQFDRGFLSPHFVTDTDAQVCELENPFILLFEEKISSAKSLVPLLEAVSKAGKPLLVIAEDVEGEALATLVVNKLRGIVHSVAVKAPGYGDRRKAILGDLAVLTGGQAIFKDLGIALDGVKLADLGRAKKVIVEAENTTIVNGAGSKDAIAGRAAQIRAEIEHTDSDYDREKLQERLAKLAGGVAQINVGAATETEMKERKALIEDAKSATQAALAEGIVPGGGVALLRSEKSIDKLDLDGDEKLGASIVKNALRYPLEAIADNAGVDGPVVVNRVRHMKGKNDGYDADKEAYCDLVEAGVIDPAKVVRTALHNAASVASLLLTTESLITEIPKAEEEAGGDNHDHHGMGGGMGGMGGMGGGMGGMGGMGMPGMM from the coding sequence GTGGCCAAGCAAATGGTGTTCGACGACGAGGCCCGCCAGCCGCTGCTCGCCGGCGTTTCGAAGCTCGCCCGTGCCGTGAAGAGCACGCTCGGCCCCCGCGGTCGCAACGCCGTGCTCGACAAGGGCTGGGGCTCGCCGAAGGTCACCAAGGACGGCGTCACGGTCGCCGAGGACATCGACCTCGAGGATCCCTACGAGAACCTCGGGGCGCAACTGGTCAAGGAAGCGGCGAGCAAGACCAACGACGTCGCCGGTGACGGCACCACTACGGCCACGGTGCTCGCCGAGGCGATCTTCCGCGAGGGGCTGAAGATGATCGCCGCGGGGGCCGACCCGATGGCGCTGTCGCGCGGGATCCAGAAGGCCGTGGCCGCCGTCTCGAAGGCGATCGGCTCGATGTCGACGCCGATCAACGAGAAGAACAAGAAGGAGTTGATGCAGATCGCGACGATCGCCGGCAACAATGACCCGGCGATCGGCCAGGTCCTCGCCGAGGCGTTCCTCAAGGTCGGCAAGGACGGCGTGATCACCGTCGAGGAAGGCAAGCAGGCCGAGACGACCGTCGAGGTCGTCGAGGGAATGCAGTTCGACCGCGGCTTCCTCTCGCCCCACTTCGTCACCGACACCGACGCCCAGGTGTGCGAGCTGGAGAATCCGTTCATCCTCCTGTTCGAGGAGAAGATCTCCTCGGCCAAGTCGCTCGTCCCGCTCCTCGAGGCGGTCAGCAAGGCGGGCAAGCCGCTGCTGGTCATCGCCGAGGACGTCGAGGGGGAGGCGCTGGCGACGCTCGTCGTCAACAAGCTCCGCGGGATCGTCCACTCGGTGGCGGTCAAGGCCCCCGGCTACGGTGACCGCCGCAAGGCGATCCTCGGCGACCTCGCCGTGCTCACCGGCGGGCAGGCGATCTTCAAGGATCTCGGCATCGCGCTCGACGGGGTCAAGCTCGCCGACCTCGGCCGCGCCAAGAAGGTGATCGTCGAGGCCGAGAACACGACGATCGTCAACGGCGCCGGGTCGAAGGACGCGATCGCCGGCCGGGCCGCCCAGATCCGTGCCGAGATCGAGCACACCGACAGCGACTACGACCGCGAGAAGCTCCAGGAGCGGCTCGCCAAGCTCGCCGGTGGAGTCGCCCAGATCAACGTCGGCGCCGCGACCGAGACCGAGATGAAGGAGCGCAAGGCCCTCATCGAAGACGCGAAGAGCGCCACCCAGGCGGCTCTCGCCGAGGGGATCGTGCCCGGTGGCGGCGTGGCCTTGTTGCGCAGTGAGAAGAGCATCGACAAGCTCGATCTCGACGGCGACGAGAAGCTCGGCGCGTCGATCGTGAAAAACGCGCTGCGGTACCCGCTCGAGGCGATCGCCGACAACGCCGGCGTCGACGGGCCGGTGGTCGTCAACCGCGTCCGCCACATGAAGGGCAAGAACGACGGGTACGACGCCGACAAGGAGGCCTACTGCGACCTCGTCGAGGCCGGCGTCATCGACCCGGCGAAGGTCGTGCGGACGGCGCTCCACAATGCCGCCAGCGTCGCCAGCCTGCTGCTCACCACCGAGTCGCTGATCACCGAGATCCCCAAGGCCGAGGAGGAGGCGGGGGGCGACAACCACGACCACCACGGCATGGGTGGCGGGATGGGCGGCATGGGTGGCATGGGCGGAGGCATGGGCGGCATGGGCGGCATGGGCATGCCCGGCATGATGTGA
- a CDS encoding co-chaperone GroES, which translates to MAAKNLKIRPLEDRVVVEPVEAEERTAGGIVLPDTAKEKPQRGHVVALGPGKLLDNGQRAALSVAIGDQVIYGKYSGSDIEVDGHEVKILRESDILAKVVG; encoded by the coding sequence ATGGCAGCCAAGAACCTCAAGATCCGTCCGCTCGAGGACCGCGTCGTCGTCGAGCCCGTCGAGGCCGAGGAGCGGACCGCGGGGGGCATCGTCCTCCCCGACACCGCCAAGGAGAAGCCGCAGCGCGGCCACGTCGTCGCCCTCGGCCCGGGCAAGCTGCTCGACAACGGCCAGCGCGCCGCGCTGTCGGTCGCGATCGGCGACCAAGTGATCTACGGCAAGTACTCCGGCAGCGACATCGAGGTCGATGGCCACGAGGTCAAGATCCTCCGCGAGAGCGACATCCTCGCCAAGGTCGTCGGCTGA
- the groL gene encoding chaperonin GroEL, with amino-acid sequence MPKQLLFDDRARAKLLKGVEKLAGAVAVTMGPTGRNVIIDKSFGGPTVTKDGVTVSKEVDLDDPFENMGAKLVNEVASKTSDLAGDGTTTATVLARAIFREGSRMVAAGSNPTAVRRGIEKGVAAAVERLQEMAKRVERPEEIAQVGAISANNDRAIGDLLAEALKKVGKDGVITVEEGKTTETTVRFVDGMQFDKGYVSPYFINRPAEMDCELSDALILIHEKKVSNLRDLLPILEKVAQSGKPLLIIAEDVDGDALTALVVNKLRGVLNVCAAKAPGFGDRRKAMLGDIAVLTGGTLISEDLGIKLENLDLSHLGKAKTITVDKNETTIVQGAGKSADVHTRVLQIRNQLEATESEYDREKLQERLAKLTGGVAIVSVGAGTEAEMKQKKARVEDALHATRAAVEEGIVPGGGVALLRCRAAVEKVRGQAKGDEKIGVDIILHALEAPIRQIAENGGIDGSVVADEVAGKSIHIGYDANTREYVDMLEAGIIDPVKVVRVALTNAASISGLLLTTEALVTNLDKDDAKKNRAEGSVR; translated from the coding sequence GTGCCCAAGCAGTTGCTGTTCGACGATCGTGCCCGCGCCAAGCTGCTCAAGGGCGTGGAGAAACTCGCTGGCGCCGTCGCCGTGACGATGGGCCCGACGGGCCGCAACGTGATCATCGACAAGTCGTTCGGCGGTCCGACGGTGACCAAGGACGGCGTGACGGTGAGCAAGGAGGTCGATCTCGACGATCCGTTCGAGAACATGGGGGCGAAGCTCGTCAACGAGGTCGCCTCGAAGACCTCTGATCTGGCCGGCGACGGGACGACGACTGCCACCGTGCTCGCCCGGGCGATCTTCCGCGAAGGGAGCCGGATGGTCGCGGCGGGGAGCAACCCGACCGCGGTGCGGCGCGGGATCGAGAAGGGCGTGGCCGCGGCGGTCGAGCGCCTCCAGGAGATGGCCAAGCGTGTCGAGCGCCCCGAGGAGATCGCCCAGGTCGGCGCGATCAGCGCCAACAACGACCGGGCGATCGGCGATCTCCTCGCCGAGGCCCTCAAGAAGGTCGGCAAGGACGGCGTGATCACCGTCGAGGAGGGGAAGACGACCGAGACGACCGTCCGGTTCGTCGACGGGATGCAGTTCGACAAGGGCTACGTCTCGCCCTACTTCATCAACCGCCCGGCGGAGATGGATTGCGAACTGTCCGACGCCCTGATCCTGATCCACGAAAAGAAGGTTTCCAACCTCCGCGACCTGCTCCCGATCCTCGAGAAGGTCGCGCAGTCGGGCAAGCCGCTGCTGATCATCGCCGAGGACGTCGACGGCGACGCCCTGACGGCGCTGGTCGTCAACAAGCTGCGCGGCGTGCTCAACGTCTGTGCCGCGAAGGCCCCCGGGTTCGGCGACCGCCGCAAGGCGATGCTCGGCGACATCGCCGTGCTCACCGGCGGCACGCTGATCAGCGAGGACCTCGGCATCAAGCTCGAGAACCTCGACCTGTCGCACCTCGGCAAGGCGAAGACGATCACCGTCGACAAGAACGAGACGACGATCGTCCAGGGAGCCGGCAAGTCGGCCGACGTCCACACACGGGTCCTCCAGATCCGCAACCAGCTCGAGGCCACCGAGAGCGAGTACGACCGCGAAAAACTCCAGGAGCGGCTCGCCAAGCTCACCGGCGGCGTCGCGATCGTGTCGGTCGGTGCCGGCACCGAAGCGGAGATGAAGCAGAAGAAGGCCCGCGTCGAGGACGCCCTCCACGCCACGCGTGCGGCCGTCGAAGAGGGGATCGTCCCCGGTGGCGGCGTGGCCCTGCTCCGCTGCCGCGCGGCCGTCGAGAAGGTCCGCGGCCAGGCCAAGGGCGACGAGAAGATCGGCGTCGACATCATCCTCCACGCCCTCGAGGCCCCGATCCGGCAGATCGCCGAGAACGGCGGGATCGACGGGTCGGTGGTCGCCGACGAGGTCGCCGGCAAGAGCATCCACATCGGCTACGACGCCAACACCCGCGAGTATGTCGACATGCTCGAGGCGGGGATCATCGATCCGGTGAAGGTCGTCCGCGTGGCGCTGACCAACGCGGCGAGCATCTCCGGACTATTGCTCACCACCGAGGCCTTGGTCACGAACCTCGACAAGGACGACGCGAAGAAGAACCGCGCCGAAGGCTCCGTCCGCTGA
- the dnaJ gene encoding molecular chaperone DnaJ, which produces MSQPRDYYEVLGVDRRADGKQIADAYRKLAIRYHPDKNPGDQEAAERFKEAARAFEVLSDDGLRSRYDRFGHAGLQGGAGPQPFNDIGDIFEAFGDIFGGGVFGGGQRRGGRPRPGRDVFCAVSLSLVEAARGVTKAVTFTRHEACGTCDGSGARKGTSPVPCDYCAGRGQVIQSAGVFRLQTTCPACQGRGTVIRDRCPDCGGAGLTEEQVERRVPIPAGVDADVRVRLTGEGEPSAAGGAPGDCYCVIEIEEHPFLTRQGRDLHCEVPLTVSQAALGATVDVPSLDGPRPLEVKRGTQPGDVIRLRGAGMPEVRGRGVGDLHVHVHVEVPRALSPRAEQLYRELAAEEQKAVSAKRSGFFERLAEYFRSQPAREDSDEDRPDGGREKPKR; this is translated from the coding sequence ATGTCCCAGCCGCGCGATTATTACGAGGTGCTTGGCGTCGACCGGCGGGCCGACGGGAAGCAGATCGCCGACGCCTACCGGAAGCTGGCGATCCGCTACCACCCCGACAAGAACCCCGGCGACCAGGAAGCGGCCGAGCGGTTCAAGGAGGCCGCCCGGGCGTTCGAGGTGCTGTCTGACGACGGGCTCCGGTCGCGCTACGACCGCTTCGGCCACGCCGGCCTCCAGGGAGGGGCGGGGCCGCAGCCGTTCAACGATATCGGCGACATCTTCGAGGCGTTCGGCGACATTTTCGGTGGCGGCGTGTTTGGCGGGGGCCAGCGGCGCGGCGGCCGGCCGCGTCCGGGGCGCGACGTGTTTTGCGCGGTGTCGCTGTCGCTGGTCGAGGCGGCCCGTGGCGTGACCAAGGCGGTCACGTTCACCCGCCACGAGGCCTGCGGCACGTGCGACGGCAGCGGCGCCCGCAAGGGCACGAGCCCCGTGCCGTGCGACTACTGCGCCGGCCGCGGCCAGGTGATCCAGTCGGCCGGCGTGTTCCGCCTCCAGACCACCTGCCCGGCGTGTCAGGGGCGCGGGACGGTGATCCGCGACCGCTGCCCCGACTGCGGCGGCGCGGGGCTCACCGAGGAGCAAGTCGAGCGGCGGGTGCCGATCCCCGCCGGCGTCGATGCCGACGTGCGCGTCAGGCTCACCGGCGAGGGGGAGCCGAGCGCTGCGGGCGGGGCCCCGGGCGACTGCTACTGTGTGATCGAGATCGAGGAGCATCCGTTCCTCACGCGGCAGGGGCGCGACCTGCACTGCGAGGTCCCGCTGACGGTCAGCCAGGCGGCGCTTGGCGCCACCGTCGACGTGCCGAGTCTCGACGGGCCGCGCCCGCTCGAGGTGAAGCGCGGCACGCAGCCCGGCGACGTGATCCGGCTCCGTGGCGCGGGAATGCCGGAGGTGCGCGGCCGTGGCGTCGGCGATCTGCACGTCCATGTCCATGTCGAAGTGCCGCGGGCCCTGTCGCCCCGTGCCGAGCAGCTGTATCGTGAGCTGGCGGCCGAGGAGCAGAAGGCGGTGAGTGCGAAGCGCTCCGGGTTCTTCGAGCGGCTGGCGGAGTATTTCCGCTCCCAGCCGGCCCGGGAGGATTCCGATGAAGACCGCCCCGACGGCGGACGGGAGAAGCCGAAACGATGA
- a CDS encoding nucleotide exchange factor GrpE: MSHPGDERAEPRHDRSGDETVADLEAFRQARAAAAGGDAAGQELAEARDRLLRAQAELENFRRRSRREFEEAQRYREIDLLRDLLPVLDNLHRAVEAADKTTDIDSLRAGFKMTAQQIEKLLEAHGCRVIDTDGRPFDPTVHDAVLEQVVPGQPAGAVVGVGSRGYVLHDRVVRPAQVIVAKEG; this comes from the coding sequence ATGAGCCATCCGGGTGACGAGCGTGCCGAGCCGCGCCATGACCGCTCCGGCGACGAGACGGTGGCCGATCTCGAGGCCTTCCGCCAAGCGCGGGCCGCCGCGGCGGGCGGAGACGCGGCGGGGCAGGAGTTGGCCGAGGCCCGCGACCGCCTCCTCCGCGCCCAGGCGGAGCTGGAGAACTTCCGCCGCCGTTCGCGGCGTGAATTCGAGGAGGCGCAGCGCTACCGCGAGATCGACTTGCTCCGCGATCTCCTCCCGGTGCTCGACAACCTCCACCGTGCCGTCGAGGCCGCCGACAAGACGACCGACATCGACAGCCTCCGGGCCGGTTTCAAGATGACGGCGCAGCAGATCGAGAAGCTGCTCGAGGCGCACGGCTGCCGCGTGATCGACACCGACGGCCGGCCGTTCGACCCGACCGTCCACGACGCCGTCCTCGAGCAGGTGGTGCCGGGGCAGCCGGCGGGCGCGGTCGTCGGCGTGGGCAGCCGCGGCTACGTGCTCCACGACCGCGTCGTCCGCCCCGCGCAGGTGATCGTCGCGAAGGAGGGGTGA
- a CDS encoding zinc ribbon domain-containing protein: protein MPTYDYVCDGCGHAFELFQSMTDAVKKTCPKCGKKKLRRLIGAGGAIVFKGSGFYKTDYRSESYKKAAAAESPKTGDGGKGSGNSGESSGGGSSGSKD from the coding sequence ATGCCGACCTACGACTACGTCTGCGACGGCTGCGGGCACGCCTTCGAGCTGTTCCAGTCGATGACCGATGCGGTGAAGAAGACCTGCCCGAAGTGCGGCAAGAAGAAACTCCGCCGCCTCATCGGTGCGGGCGGGGCGATCGTCTTCAAGGGGTCGGGGTTCTACAAGACCGACTACCGCAGCGAGTCCTACAAGAAGGCCGCCGCGGCCGAATCGCCGAAGACGGGCGACGGCGGCAAGGGGTCGGGCAATTCGGGGGAGTCCTCGGGCGGCGGTTCGTCGGGGAGCAAGGACTGA
- the yacG gene encoding DNA gyrase inhibitor YacG → MPRCPVCSSSVDLTALATPPFCSERCRLVDLGRWLGESYGLPRPRGRADADEDEAGGDANPADSDGDDDAG, encoded by the coding sequence ATGCCCCGTTGCCCCGTCTGCAGTTCGTCGGTCGATCTGACCGCGCTGGCGACCCCACCGTTTTGCAGCGAGCGCTGCCGGCTGGTCGACCTCGGCCGCTGGCTCGGAGAGTCGTACGGCCTGCCGCGCCCGCGGGGCCGTGCCGACGCCGATGAAGACGAAGCCGGCGGCGACGCCAATCCGGCCGACTCCGACGGCGACGACGACGCCGGGTGA